Genomic DNA from uncultured Desulfuromusa sp.:
CGAGAAAGCCATATCAAGGATATTTCTCTGCAACTGGAACCTGGAACCTTCAATGTTCTCCTCGGTCGCACCCTTTCAGGAAAAACCACTCTGATGCGGCTGATGGCAGGATTGGATCGTCCCAGCCAGGGTCGAATTTTGATGAATGGCAAAGATCTTACCGGTCTTCCCATACGCAAGCGCGATGTCGCCATGGTCTATCAGCAGTTTATCAACTATCCCTCAATGACCGTCTATAAAAATATTGCCTCCCCCCTGCGACTCGCCAAAGTCCCGGAAAAAGAGATTGACCTCCGGGTGAGAGAAGTGGCCGAAATACTGCATATTGAACCACTTCTTGAACGACTTCCCGTCGAGCTTTCAGGAGGGCAACAACAGCGCACTGCCATCGCTCGTGCCCTGGTCAAAGACACCGAACTCCTCCTCCTTGATGAACCTCTGGTTAATCTGGACTACAAACTCCGGGAAGAATTACGCATTGAGATGCGTGAAATATTCAAATTACGTAAATCAATTGTGGTCTACGCGACAACTGAACCTCTCGAAGCTCTGGCTCTGGGAGGAAACACGGCAGTTCTGTACGAAGGACAGCTGGAGCAGTTCGGTGACACGATTGATGTCTATCAGCATCCAAAAACAACAAGAATTGCCCAAGCCTTCAGCGATCCGGCAATGAACTTTGTTACGGGAGAAATCGACGCGGACAACCTGAGCTTGGGGAGCTCCCAAAAAATTCCACGGCAGCAACATTTCGCACAGCTGAAACCAGGGAAATACCAGCTCGGGATGCGTCCCAATCATCTCCAGTTGACACAACAAAAAACGACAGATATTGCCTTCAAGACCACCATCGGCATTGCAGAAATCAGCGGCTCTGAGACCTTTGTCCATGTTGTCCACAACGACCAATCATGGATAGCTCAATTGCAGGGAATTCATAAGTACACCATGGGTGAAGAGGTTGAAGTTTTCATTAACCCTTCCCACCTGTATGTCTTCAATCCCCAAGGACACCTGGTCGCATCACCTAATGGAGCTTCA
This window encodes:
- a CDS encoding ABC transporter ATP-binding protein; amino-acid sequence: MAMVLENITKQVARESHIKDISLQLEPGTFNVLLGRTLSGKTTLMRLMAGLDRPSQGRILMNGKDLTGLPIRKRDVAMVYQQFINYPSMTVYKNIASPLRLAKVPEKEIDLRVREVAEILHIEPLLERLPVELSGGQQQRTAIARALVKDTELLLLDEPLVNLDYKLREELRIEMREIFKLRKSIVVYATTEPLEALALGGNTAVLYEGQLEQFGDTIDVYQHPKTTRIAQAFSDPAMNFVTGEIDADNLSLGSSQKIPRQQHFAQLKPGKYQLGMRPNHLQLTQQKTTDIAFKTTIGIAEISGSETFVHVVHNDQSWIAQLQGIHKYTMGEEVEVFINPSHLYVFNPQGHLVASPNGASAVTN